From the genome of Candidatus Terasakiella magnetica, one region includes:
- a CDS encoding exopolyphosphatase: MGEKFRLVTRSDFDGLVCAVLLKKMDLIDDITFVHPKDMQDGKVAITDRDITTNLPYVEGVHLAFDHHLSETLRVEDNPSNHIIDPDAPSAARVVWKYYGGHGEFPSSWDEMMEAVDKGDAARFNREEILKSDGWVLLNFLMDARTGLGRFRDFRISNYQLMMDLIESCATMSIEEILEISDVKERVDMYKEHEPKFIEQLQRCSEVHDNVVVLDLREEDIIYTGNRFMIYALYPDTNISIHVLWGLKKQNTVFACGKSILNKGSGTNVGELMLKYDGGGHENAGTCQVPNDKAVETLGELIKQMNADG, encoded by the coding sequence ATGGGGGAAAAGTTTCGGTTAGTCACACGAAGCGACTTTGATGGATTGGTTTGTGCCGTCCTTTTGAAAAAAATGGACCTGATTGACGATATTACATTCGTTCACCCAAAAGATATGCAAGACGGTAAAGTTGCCATAACGGACCGTGATATCACAACAAACCTGCCTTATGTTGAAGGGGTCCACCTTGCATTTGATCACCATTTGAGTGAAACCCTGCGCGTTGAAGATAATCCGTCAAACCATATTATTGACCCTGATGCGCCTTCTGCTGCGCGCGTTGTGTGGAAATATTACGGTGGTCATGGTGAATTCCCATCAAGTTGGGATGAAATGATGGAGGCTGTGGATAAAGGTGATGCAGCCCGCTTTAATCGCGAAGAAATCCTCAAATCAGATGGTTGGGTGTTGCTTAACTTCTTGATGGATGCACGTACGGGCTTGGGACGTTTTCGTGATTTTCGCATTTCAAACTATCAGCTTATGATGGATTTGATCGAAAGCTGTGCGACCATGTCGATCGAAGAAATCCTTGAAATTTCAGACGTTAAAGAACGTGTGGATATGTATAAGGAACATGAGCCCAAGTTTATCGAACAGCTTCAACGTTGTAGTGAAGTGCACGATAATGTGGTGGTGCTGGACCTTCGTGAAGAAGATATCATTTATACGGGGAACCGTTTCATGATCTATGCGCTTTATCCTGATACAAATATTTCCATTCACGTCCTGTGGGGCTTGAAAAAGCAGAACACCGTATTTGCCTGTGGTAAATCTATTTTGAATAAAGGCTCTGGCACAAATGTGGGTGAGCTGATGTTGAAATACGATGGTGGCGGTCATGAAAATGCCGGGACTTGTCAGGTGCCAAATGATAAAGCGGTTGAGACACTTGGCGAATTGATCAAGCAAATGAATGCAGATGGTTAA
- a CDS encoding sulfite exporter TauE/SafE family protein, translating to MENLISDPVFLMQIVGALALTGFVAGILAGLLGVGGGIVIVPVLFFLFQMFGVSADIAMFVAVGTSLATIVATSISSVRSHHKKGAVDWALLKSWTPGVVIGVVAGTVIAAFLKGQVLTVMFSILAFIVALRMMFSKTGGHIRDGLPGQPLEFIFAFVIGSISVMVGIGGGSISVPILSAYNFPMRKAVASASGIGLVIALPGAIGFILSGYGAEGLPVGSIGYVNLLGFALIVPMTVLCAPLGAKIAHSVNPAFLKKGFAVFLLITSVKMMLGAF from the coding sequence TTGGAAAATTTAATTTCTGATCCTGTATTTCTAATGCAAATCGTTGGTGCCCTTGCATTGACCGGATTTGTTGCAGGCATTTTAGCCGGGCTACTCGGAGTCGGTGGCGGCATTGTGATTGTGCCGGTGCTGTTCTTCCTTTTTCAAATGTTTGGGGTGAGTGCGGATATTGCCATGTTCGTGGCTGTGGGAACTTCACTTGCCACCATTGTTGCCACTTCCATTTCATCGGTGCGCTCCCATCATAAAAAAGGCGCGGTGGATTGGGCCTTGTTGAAAAGCTGGACGCCCGGTGTGGTGATTGGCGTGGTGGCAGGGACAGTAATTGCGGCTTTTTTAAAAGGCCAAGTCCTCACCGTGATGTTTTCCATCCTTGCTTTCATCGTTGCCCTTCGCATGATGTTTAGCAAAACAGGGGGGCATATTCGCGATGGGCTTCCCGGTCAGCCGCTTGAATTTATCTTTGCTTTTGTAATCGGTTCTATTTCCGTGATGGTGGGCATTGGTGGTGGCTCCATTAGTGTACCGATTTTAAGTGCGTATAACTTCCCCATGCGCAAGGCAGTCGCGAGCGCATCGGGTATCGGGCTTGTGATTGCACTGCCCGGGGCCATTGGCTTTATCCTATCTGGCTATGGGGCTGAGGGCTTACCAGTGGGCTCTATCGGTTATGTTAACTTGCTTGGTTTTGCCCTAATTGTGCCCATGACCGTCTTATGTGCGCCCTTGGGGGCCAAGATTGCCCATAGCGTAAATCCTGCCTTTCTTAAAAAAGGTTTTGCAGTCTTTCTGTTGATCACCAGCGTCAAAATGATGTTGGGTGCATTTTAA